The Candidatus Parcubacteria bacterium genome contains a region encoding:
- the yidD gene encoding membrane protein insertion efficiency factor YidD, with protein MFKRLILRIIKFYQGFISPGLGKHCRFYPSCSEYCYLAVQKYGILKGLFLGIKRISRCHPWNRGGIDMP; from the coding sequence TTGTTTAAAAGATTAATTCTTAGAATTATAAAATTTTATCAGGGATTTATTTCTCCTGGATTAGGAAAGCATTGCCGTTTTTATCCCAGCTGTTCAGAATATTGTTATTTAGCTGTTCAAAAATATGGTATACTTAAAGGGTTGTTTTTAGGAATAAAAAGAATTTCAAGATGCCATCCCTGGAATAGAGGCGGAATAGATATGCCGTAA
- the rnpA gene encoding ribonuclease P protein component, whose amino-acid sequence MFSQKNRLRNKKDFDRVFKKGKGYKQGFLFLKVLNNDLGFNRFGIIVSKKISNKAVVRNKVKRQLREILKRKINRMKKDLDIVFLTNSGIEKQGFKNIKQEVEEILKKAKILNS is encoded by the coding sequence ATGTTTAGCCAAAAAAATCGTTTAAGGAATAAAAAAGATTTTGACAGAGTTTTTAAAAAAGGCAAAGGGTATAAGCAGGGCTTTTTATTTTTAAAAGTTTTAAATAATGATTTAGGATTTAATAGATTTGGCATTATTGTTAGTAAGAAAATTTCAAATAAGGCGGTAGTTCGCAATAAAGTGAAAAGGCAGTTGAGGGAGATATTAAAGAGAAAAATAAACAGGATGAAAAAGGATTTAGATATTGTATTTTTAACTAATAGCGGAATAGAAAAACAAGGCTTTAAGAATATAAAGCAAGAAGTTGAAGAAATTTTAAAAAAAGCAAAAATTTTAAATTCCTAA
- the rpmH gene encoding 50S ribosomal protein L34 has product MSITYNPKKRKRKKTHGFLIRKRTKGGKKVINRRRKKGRKKLSV; this is encoded by the coding sequence ATGAGCATTACATACAATCCTAAAAAAAGAAAAAGAAAGAAAACACATGGGTTTTTAATTAGAAAAAGAACCAAGGGCGGGAAAAAAGTTATTAATAGAAGAAGGAAAAAGGGCAGGAAGAAACTTAGTGTTTAA